In a single window of the Ruminococcus albus 7 = DSM 20455 genome:
- a CDS encoding phosphoribosyltransferase domain-containing protein, whose product MENQQTTIKRYSVEQLMRLAKRFHNTKRTYLLVDPLQGKHIPVSPKASLAMMRTLGGELSREFPGTKLVVGFAETATAIGAAVAECMGRDCTYIQTTREEVTEVSRWIEFQEEHSHATEQKLSADGFAAALGDTDTVIFVDDEFSTGKTLINMIEQMRDEFPQLCDKRIVAASVINRMSDENISRLESRGMICRQLLKIENIDYTDTVNAFNIRGADDLPEADSMIKASCLTKPDPCTTPRTGVKIGEYADSILSRHDMIDSADSTMIPTGKDIAVIGTEECMYAGLIIAEKLENSGRYNSVKFHATTRSPIGICEAADYPVFNGYKLQSFYEKGRQTFLYDIKKYDSVLIVTDSAPENTDAMNELAALFHHYGCNEIIVERI is encoded by the coding sequence ATGGAAAACCAACAGACCACGATAAAAAGATATTCCGTGGAACAGCTTATGCGTCTTGCAAAACGCTTTCACAACACAAAGCGCACCTATCTTCTGGTAGACCCCCTGCAGGGCAAGCATATACCTGTCAGTCCCAAGGCATCCCTTGCTATGATGCGCACTCTTGGCGGAGAACTGAGCAGGGAATTTCCGGGTACAAAGCTTGTGGTAGGCTTTGCCGAAACCGCTACAGCCATTGGTGCTGCCGTTGCTGAATGTATGGGCAGGGATTGTACATATATACAGACCACCCGTGAGGAAGTAACGGAGGTCAGCAGGTGGATAGAATTTCAGGAGGAACACAGCCATGCTACCGAGCAGAAGCTTTCTGCAGACGGCTTTGCTGCAGCCCTCGGTGATACCGATACTGTCATATTCGTGGACGATGAGTTCTCTACAGGCAAGACCCTTATCAATATGATAGAACAGATGAGGGATGAATTTCCTCAGCTTTGCGACAAAAGGATAGTTGCCGCTTCGGTCATAAACCGCATGAGCGATGAGAATATCAGCCGCCTTGAAAGCCGCGGCATGATCTGCAGACAGCTTTTGAAGATAGAGAATATTGACTATACAGATACAGTAAACGCATTCAATATCCGCGGTGCAGATGACCTGCCTGAAGCTGACAGTATGATAAAAGCATCATGCCTTACTAAACCTGATCCCTGCACTACACCCAGAACAGGTGTTAAGATAGGGGAGTATGCTGACAGCATCCTATCACGGCATGATATGATAGATTCAGCCGACAGCACCATGATACCCACAGGGAAAGATATAGCCGTCATCGGCACCGAGGAATGTATGTATGCAGGTCTTATCATAGCTGAAAAGCTTGAAAACAGCGGCAGATACAACAGCGTGAAGTTCCATGCCACCACCCGCAGTCCCATAGGGATATGCGAAGCCGCAGACTATCCCGTATTCAACGGATATAAGCTGCAAAGCTTCTACGAAAAAGGCAGGCAGACTTTCCTGTACGATATTAAAAAGTACGATTCTGTGCTTATCGTAACAGATTCAGCCCCCGAAAATACTGATGCCATGAATGAGCTTGCAGCACTGTTTCACCATTACGGATGTAATGAGATAATTGTTGAAAGGATATAG
- a CDS encoding metal-dependent transcriptional regulator — protein MKIQESAENYLESILMISERKGDVRSIDIVNELEFSKPSVSIAMKNLRENGYILVDKDGYITLTDKGMEIAAKMYERHKLFSKLFVSLGVSEATASKDACRVEHILSDETYAAIKKVLKEKGLIE, from the coding sequence TTGAAAATACAGGAATCTGCCGAGAATTATCTTGAAAGCATACTCATGATCAGTGAGCGCAAAGGCGATGTCAGAAGCATCGACATAGTTAACGAACTTGAATTTTCCAAGCCCAGCGTCAGCATAGCCATGAAGAATCTTCGTGAGAACGGATATATCCTCGTTGATAAGGATGGTTACATCACACTTACAGATAAAGGTATGGAGATAGCTGCAAAAATGTATGAGCGTCATAAGCTGTTTTCCAAGCTGTTCGTATCATTGGGCGTAAGCGAAGCTACTGCTTCCAAGGATGCCTGCCGTGTTGAACATATCCTCAGCGATGAGACATATGCGGCTATCAAGAAGGTTTTGAAAGAAAAAGGTCTTATTGAATAA
- a CDS encoding HD domain-containing protein: MTPKEYLEILHTAEKLKDTTRHCTTSKRRTESVAEHSWRLALMAILLRGEFPEADINKLTAMCVIHDLGECFTGDIPTFSKTDKDRETEDRLLNEWVGSLPAEISSYFKALYREMEEQKTIEAKLFKALDKLEALIQHNESPLDTWSENERELNLTYGTDTVAFSEWLTELRKVILNETLDKLG; the protein is encoded by the coding sequence ATGACACCGAAAGAATATCTGGAAATACTGCACACCGCAGAAAAGTTGAAAGACACCACAAGGCACTGTACGACATCCAAAAGACGTACCGAAAGTGTGGCAGAACACAGCTGGCGGCTGGCGCTGATGGCGATACTCCTTCGCGGAGAATTTCCCGAAGCCGACATAAACAAGCTGACTGCCATGTGTGTGATACACGACCTTGGGGAATGTTTCACAGGTGACATACCCACATTCAGCAAGACTGACAAAGACCGTGAGACCGAAGACAGACTTCTGAATGAATGGGTAGGTTCTCTGCCCGCGGAAATTTCTTCTTATTTCAAGGCACTGTATCGGGAGATGGAAGAACAGAAAACGATAGAAGCAAAACTGTTCAAGGCACTTGACAAGCTTGAAGCCCTGATACAGCACAATGAATCACCGCTGGATACATGGTCTGAAAATGAACGTGAGTTAAATCTGACTTACGGTACAGATACAGTGGCTTTCTCGGAATGGCTGACAGAACTCCGAAAAGTGATACTTAACGAAACACTGGATAAACTCGGATAA
- a CDS encoding dockerin type I domain-containing protein → MSSLNIKKTAAALMAAAMMLGTTAVTGGNAITASAAKNRNGICTYTYIDVKTDADAYASKAGWLDGGDAVSILGEKYDSNGELWYKIQYELLIGYVPAASISENGKGYQPADYSGDFESYMESQGFPESYRIYLRKLHEQHPSWIFKAQHLDIDWNNAVNAETVVGRNLVHNGAPESWKSKARGAYDANTGTWYQLDTGWVAASDEIIKYYLDPRNFLSENYVFMFENLSYDPAVHTRDGVEAILSGTFMDGGYTCPDTWEWFTYADTFMEAAEISGVSPYHLASRCRNEQGVYGAPQSLGTIWGYENYFNFFDVGAYATASLTAGEMAARYATNYDPDYLLPWTNQYRSIVGGSIFLGNGYINREQDTLYLQKFDMVDGGNGYYAHQYMTCVFGQANEAVSLLNAYSDDVLASAMEFKIPVYDNMPETRCLKPGTVLGEDEIPVKNSGKTVKKDNNNNTNNTNTSNNSNSVSKVDEKYDINSDGNVNITDASVMTAHILSRKAMNSSSLKKADIDKNGRFEVTDAILVIKYLKNIV, encoded by the coding sequence GTGAGTTCGTTGAATATTAAAAAAACAGCGGCAGCTCTTATGGCAGCTGCAATGATGCTCGGTACAACAGCTGTAACAGGCGGTAATGCCATAACAGCTTCCGCAGCTAAAAACAGAAACGGAATTTGTACATATACTTACATCGACGTCAAGACAGACGCTGATGCTTACGCAAGCAAGGCAGGCTGGCTCGACGGCGGAGATGCGGTAAGCATCCTCGGTGAAAAATATGACAGCAACGGAGAACTGTGGTATAAGATACAATATGAACTTCTTATAGGCTATGTTCCCGCAGCTTCCATAAGTGAAAACGGCAAGGGCTATCAGCCTGCAGACTATAGCGGTGATTTTGAGAGCTATATGGAATCTCAGGGCTTCCCCGAGAGCTACAGGATATACCTCAGAAAGCTCCATGAGCAGCACCCCAGCTGGATATTCAAAGCTCAGCATCTGGATATAGACTGGAACAATGCGGTTAATGCAGAAACCGTTGTCGGCAGGAACCTTGTTCACAACGGTGCTCCCGAGTCATGGAAATCTAAGGCAAGGGGCGCTTACGATGCTAATACAGGCACATGGTATCAGCTTGATACAGGCTGGGTAGCAGCATCTGATGAAATAATAAAGTATTATCTCGATCCCAGAAATTTCCTGAGCGAGAACTACGTATTCATGTTTGAGAACCTGTCCTATGATCCTGCTGTACACACCCGTGACGGTGTTGAGGCTATCCTCAGCGGCACATTCATGGACGGCGGCTATACCTGTCCTGATACATGGGAGTGGTTCACCTATGCTGATACCTTTATGGAAGCAGCAGAAATATCAGGAGTATCACCCTATCATCTGGCATCGAGATGCCGCAACGAGCAGGGTGTATACGGTGCTCCGCAGTCTCTCGGTACTATATGGGGATATGAGAATTATTTCAATTTCTTTGATGTAGGCGCATACGCTACGGCTTCACTGACAGCAGGCGAAATGGCTGCAAGATATGCGACAAACTATGATCCTGATTATCTTTTACCATGGACAAACCAGTACAGATCAATTGTCGGCGGCTCCATATTCCTGGGCAACGGCTATATCAACAGAGAGCAGGATACCCTGTATCTTCAGAAATTCGATATGGTCGACGGCGGTAACGGCTACTACGCTCACCAGTACATGACCTGTGTATTCGGACAGGCTAACGAAGCTGTCAGCCTGCTGAACGCTTACAGCGATGATGTGCTTGCTTCTGCTATGGAATTCAAGATACCCGTATACGATAATATGCCAGAAACTCGCTGTCTGAAACCCGGCACTGTTCTCGGTGAGGACGAGATACCTGTAAAGAACAGCGGCAAGACCGTTAAGAAAGACAATAACAATAATACTAACAATACCAATACTTCTAACAATAGTAACAGCGTCTCCAAAGTAGATGAAAAATATGATATCAACAGTGACGGTAATGTGAATATCACAGATGCCAGCGTCATGACAGCACATATCTTATCAAGAAAAGCTATGAATTCTTCAAGCCTTAAAAAAGCCGATATTGACAAGAACGGCAGATTTGAAGTAACCGATGCTATTCTCGTTATAAAGTACTTAAAGAATATCGTATAG
- a CDS encoding DUF3784 domain-containing protein: MIGKIIGVLITGGVGTIIAVMGWLIWKKEKLSLMHDYHVNKVSAENKTAFCRLSGTGLIVIGIGLLISAVILFVTDSAYSFLCFAVCFVVGLAMLITAGAKYNR; this comes from the coding sequence ATGATAGGAAAAATAATAGGAGTCTTAATAACTGGAGGAGTAGGTACCATTATTGCTGTTATGGGTTGGTTGATCTGGAAAAAAGAAAAACTTTCCCTAATGCATGATTATCATGTCAATAAAGTCTCTGCGGAAAACAAGACGGCGTTTTGCAGGCTGTCAGGAACTGGTCTTATTGTAATAGGAATTGGGTTGCTGATATCTGCGGTAATACTTTTCGTGACAGATTCTGCTTACAGTTTTCTATGTTTTGCTGTTTGCTTTGTAGTGGGATTAGCCATGTTAATTACTGCTGGCGCAAAGTACAATCGTTAA
- a CDS encoding cysteine protease StiP family protein — protein MFGSYKNEDVTILLKDITGKVKPQSTEEREKLIQGGRHYCEMLPIEYEPSEQYMKSFYTALDMYSGITAEAVGRLGQLIFKDKGENAVLVSLARAGTSIGVLLKHYMDRKYGINVAHYTISIIRGRGIDKNAMNYILERHRPQDIQFIDGWTGKGAITRQLEEAMKDYPEVSPGLGVLSDPAFISEKCGTHDDFLIASSCLNSTVSGLLSRTFLRSDIIGEKDFHGAVYYKELAHKDLTYKFIDTVEEHFSFDDYDLNDNAADTAENTMEEVKAICQEYGIADINLVKPSIGEATRVLLRRMPWKMLVHSLDDNEHLGHLYQLAEEKGCELVEYPLKHYRACGLIKAMADN, from the coding sequence ATGTTTGGTTCATATAAAAATGAAGACGTTACGATTCTTCTCAAAGATATCACAGGTAAGGTAAAACCTCAGAGCACCGAGGAGAGAGAAAAGCTTATACAGGGCGGCAGACACTACTGTGAGATGCTGCCAATAGAGTACGAACCCTCCGAGCAGTACATGAAGTCATTCTATACAGCCCTTGATATGTACAGCGGCATCACCGCCGAGGCTGTGGGCAGGCTGGGTCAGCTGATATTTAAGGACAAGGGCGAAAACGCAGTGCTTGTATCCCTTGCGAGGGCAGGCACTTCTATCGGTGTACTGCTGAAACACTATATGGACAGAAAGTACGGAATAAATGTCGCTCACTATACTATCTCTATAATCCGCGGCAGGGGCATAGACAAAAATGCCATGAACTATATCCTTGAAAGACACAGACCTCAGGATATCCAGTTCATCGACGGCTGGACAGGCAAAGGCGCTATCACCCGTCAGCTGGAAGAAGCTATGAAGGATTATCCAGAAGTCAGTCCCGGGCTGGGTGTTCTTTCCGACCCCGCCTTTATCTCTGAAAAATGCGGCACTCACGATGATTTTCTTATCGCCAGCAGCTGCCTTAATTCCACAGTATCGGGACTTCTCAGCAGGACTTTCCTCAGAAGCGATATCATAGGCGAAAAGGACTTTCACGGTGCGGTGTACTACAAGGAGCTTGCCCATAAGGACCTCACATATAAGTTTATAGATACAGTAGAGGAGCATTTCAGCTTTGATGACTATGACCTTAACGATAATGCTGCCGATACAGCCGAAAATACTATGGAGGAGGTAAAAGCCATCTGTCAGGAATACGGTATCGCTGATATCAATCTTGTAAAGCCCAGCATAGGTGAAGCCACAAGAGTGCTGCTGCGCCGTATGCCCTGGAAAATGCTGGTACACAGCCTGGATGATAATGAGCATCTGGGACATCTTTATCAGCTTGCCGAAGAAAAGGGCTGTGAGCTTGTTGAGTATCCGCTGAAACACTACCGTGCCTGCGGTCTTATCAAAGCGATGGCGGATAACTGA
- a CDS encoding DUF3784 domain-containing protein, with protein sequence MTRTIISIILFVISALLAKCSIRHFLGRGYLLNNAYIFAPKTERESMNKKPYYRQSAVVFLLMSAVFIVLGLAVLFEDTKLELIELPLIAGAVIYAVISEVKIEKKSK encoded by the coding sequence ATGACGAGGACAATTATTTCTATAATACTATTCGTGATAAGCGCACTGTTAGCGAAATGCAGCATAAGGCATTTTCTCGGGCGCGGATACTTACTAAACAATGCGTACATATTCGCACCGAAAACAGAACGGGAGTCAATGAACAAAAAGCCGTATTACAGACAGTCCGCTGTTGTATTTTTACTGATGAGCGCGGTATTCATCGTGCTGGGACTTGCGGTTTTATTTGAGGATACAAAGCTCGAACTTATCGAGCTACCTCTGATTGCGGGTGCTGTGATATACGCAGTTATCTCCGAGGTAAAGATAGAAAAGAAGTCAAAATGA
- a CDS encoding flotillin family protein: MGTESIIIICVIVAVLFAALMAILSRYRKCPSDKVLVIYGKVGTDKNGQARSARCIHGGAAFIMPVIQSYEYMDLTPISINVDLKNALSKQNIRIDVPSRFTVGISTEPGIMQNAAERLLGLKLMEIQELAKDIIFGQLRLIIATMDIEEINSDRDKFLLAVSNNVEIELKKIGLKLINVNVTDITDESGYLEALGKEAAAKAINDAKKSVAEKHRDGEIGQSHAQKEQRIEVAAANADAIKGENDAKVAVAQSEAERREREAESLRKATAAEAVQAAKAKQEAYIAQQEAELTRAELEKATQKADVIVKAEISKQQAEIQAEAQAEVTRRKAKGEADAIFAKMEAEAKGNQEILTKQAEGLKQIVAAAGGDADAAVRLIIADKMEQLIAIQVEAIKNIKIDKITVWDSGANGGQGGGSTANFLSGLMKSVPPLNDLFEQAGMSLPEFLGKDMKDALEKSREEAIQRVAAEEAEKLGSNDVEIIEQ, encoded by the coding sequence ATGGGAACCGAGTCGATCATTATTATTTGCGTTATAGTTGCGGTACTTTTCGCAGCACTTATGGCTATACTTTCAAGATACAGAAAATGCCCTTCGGACAAGGTGCTGGTCATCTACGGTAAGGTAGGTACAGACAAGAACGGACAGGCAAGGAGTGCAAGATGTATCCACGGCGGTGCGGCATTCATCATGCCTGTAATACAGTCCTATGAGTACATGGACCTGACACCTATATCCATAAACGTTGACCTGAAAAATGCGCTTTCAAAGCAGAATATCCGTATCGATGTTCCTTCAAGATTCACAGTTGGTATCTCTACCGAACCCGGCATCATGCAGAACGCCGCTGAAAGACTTCTCGGTCTGAAGCTGATGGAGATACAGGAACTGGCTAAGGATATCATCTTCGGTCAGCTGAGACTTATCATCGCTACAATGGATATCGAAGAGATCAACTCCGACAGAGACAAGTTCCTGCTGGCAGTATCCAACAACGTTGAGATCGAGCTGAAAAAGATCGGTCTGAAACTGATAAACGTTAACGTTACCGATATCACAGACGAGTCCGGATATCTGGAAGCTCTCGGTAAAGAGGCTGCTGCAAAGGCTATCAACGACGCTAAGAAGAGCGTTGCAGAGAAGCACAGAGACGGTGAGATCGGTCAGTCGCACGCACAGAAAGAGCAGAGGATCGAAGTTGCAGCTGCAAACGCTGACGCTATCAAGGGTGAGAACGATGCTAAGGTAGCTGTTGCACAGTCCGAGGCTGAGAGAAGAGAAAGAGAAGCAGAATCTCTGCGTAAGGCTACCGCTGCCGAAGCAGTTCAGGCTGCAAAGGCTAAGCAGGAAGCTTACATCGCTCAGCAGGAAGCAGAGCTTACAAGAGCAGAGCTGGAAAAGGCTACACAGAAGGCTGACGTTATCGTTAAGGCTGAGATCAGCAAGCAGCAGGCTGAGATCCAGGCTGAGGCACAGGCTGAAGTTACAAGACGTAAGGCAAAGGGTGAAGCTGACGCTATCTTCGCTAAGATGGAAGCTGAGGCTAAGGGTAATCAGGAGATACTCACCAAGCAGGCAGAAGGTCTGAAGCAGATAGTTGCTGCTGCAGGCGGTGATGCTGATGCGGCTGTAAGACTTATCATCGCTGACAAGATGGAGCAGCTGATAGCTATTCAGGTAGAGGCTATCAAGAACATCAAGATCGACAAGATCACTGTTTGGGACAGCGGCGCTAACGGCGGACAGGGCGGCGGCTCTACCGCTAACTTCCTCAGCGGTCTGATGAAGAGCGTACCTCCTCTGAACGATCTGTTCGAGCAGGCAGGTATGTCACTGCCCGAGTTCCTTGGCAAGGACATGAAGGATGCTCTGGAGAAGTCCCGCGAGGAGGCTATCCAGAGAGTTGCAGCAGAGGAAGCTGAAAAGCTTGGCAGCAACGATGTTGAGATAATCGAGCAGTAA
- a CDS encoding NAD(P)/FAD-dependent oxidoreductase, translated as MPVIVNQISSAPGTDEKSIIETARKKLGISPASIRGAHIYKTSLDARKRENIHYVHSVIFTLNSTDEEIRISDRDALFTYAAPAEFRPVISNDHADGRVVIAGFGPAGMFCALALAEQGYRPLVLERGESMDERVASVERFMGTGILNEKSNIQFGEGGAGTFSDGKLTTRIKDPLCRYVLERMTAFGAPEEILTKAKPHIGTDKLRGVVKGIRERIIELGGEIRFCTQLEDIELDGRHARAVSFTGGKEEVSAVVLAIGHSARDTFEMLHRKGIFLEAKPFSVGARIEHRQTEVDRSLYGEYAGSPMLPKGEYQLSYREGSGRAAYTFCMCPGGTVVPAASETGGTVTNGMSVFARDGVYANSALVVSVSPEDFGSKPLDGMYFAREIEQKAYKAAGSYKACASSVKGFLAGKADLDTDIEPSYSLGVTAVDYEKIFPKQVTEMMRTGLKVFSRKMKCFGDGKALLCAPETRTSSPVRITRDKDRMTSLSCDNLYPCGEGAGYAGGIMSAAVDGLNTALKIMAEIAP; from the coding sequence ATGCCTGTAATTGTAAACCAGATAAGCTCGGCGCCGGGGACGGATGAAAAGAGCATAATTGAAACAGCAAGAAAAAAACTGGGGATATCACCTGCAAGCATCCGCGGTGCACATATATACAAGACCTCACTGGATGCGCGCAAACGCGAGAACATACACTATGTACACTCGGTAATATTCACACTGAACAGCACTGACGAGGAGATACGTATATCAGACAGGGATGCTTTATTCACCTACGCCGCACCTGCTGAATTCAGACCTGTGATATCAAATGACCATGCGGACGGCCGTGTTGTTATCGCAGGTTTCGGTCCTGCCGGAATGTTCTGTGCGCTGGCACTGGCAGAGCAGGGATATCGTCCGCTGGTGCTTGAACGCGGCGAAAGCATGGATGAGCGTGTGGCTTCGGTGGAACGATTCATGGGAACGGGCATACTCAACGAGAAATCTAACATACAGTTCGGTGAGGGCGGTGCAGGAACATTCTCGGACGGAAAGCTTACAACGAGGATAAAGGATCCCCTTTGCAGATATGTGCTGGAAAGAATGACCGCCTTCGGTGCACCCGAGGAGATACTCACAAAGGCAAAGCCCCATATAGGCACAGACAAACTAAGGGGCGTGGTAAAAGGCATAAGAGAGAGGATAATCGAACTTGGCGGCGAGATAAGGTTCTGCACTCAGCTTGAGGATATCGAACTTGACGGCAGACACGCCCGCGCTGTAAGCTTCACGGGGGGCAAAGAGGAAGTATCTGCGGTGGTGCTGGCGATAGGACATTCAGCGAGGGATACTTTCGAGATGCTCCACAGAAAGGGCATATTCCTTGAAGCAAAACCATTCTCCGTAGGGGCGAGGATAGAACACAGGCAGACGGAGGTCGACAGAAGTCTTTACGGGGAGTACGCAGGAAGTCCCATGCTGCCAAAGGGAGAATATCAGCTTTCATACCGTGAGGGCAGCGGACGTGCGGCTTACACCTTCTGTATGTGTCCGGGCGGTACGGTAGTACCTGCGGCTTCGGAGACAGGCGGCACTGTAACGAACGGTATGAGTGTATTCGCACGTGACGGTGTATATGCAAATTCGGCGCTGGTGGTATCGGTAAGTCCCGAAGATTTCGGCAGCAAGCCCCTTGACGGTATGTACTTTGCGCGGGAGATAGAGCAGAAAGCCTACAAGGCTGCGGGCAGCTACAAGGCTTGCGCTTCAAGCGTAAAGGGATTTCTTGCCGGCAAAGCTGACCTAGATACAGACATAGAGCCAAGCTATTCCCTTGGGGTGACGGCGGTAGATTACGAGAAGATATTCCCTAAACAGGTGACTGAAATGATGCGCACCGGTCTGAAAGTATTTTCACGGAAGATGAAATGCTTCGGGGACGGAAAAGCACTTCTCTGTGCACCCGAAACGAGGACGAGTTCACCCGTGAGGATAACAAGGGACAAAGACAGAATGACTTCCCTTTCCTGCGATAATCTTTACCCCTGCGGCGAGGGTGCGGGCTACGCGGGAGGAATAATGAGCGCGGCAGTGGACGGACTGAACACGGCACTGAAGATAATGGCTGAGATAGCGCCATGA
- a CDS encoding helix-turn-helix domain-containing protein, producing MDAKNIGRIIKEARLAKKMTQNEVVGDFITRNMLSQIESGSAMPSVKTLEYLCKVLDIQLEAYDTSPAADTGMVSYIELRNLYAAGVYEEIVKAEPPHGYIDEFTALKARACLHLAEQLTENEDIAAFQRAVELAKQAQTLSTQGIFADINAHDKAEQLIKKAAAKLSAYYSSLI from the coding sequence ATGGATGCAAAAAATATCGGACGTATTATAAAGGAAGCACGCCTCGCTAAAAAGATGACACAGAATGAGGTGGTGGGCGATTTCATAACCAGAAATATGCTCAGCCAGATAGAGAGTGGCAGTGCCATGCCCTCGGTTAAGACCCTTGAATATCTCTGCAAAGTGCTTGATATACAGCTTGAAGCCTATGATACTTCACCTGCCGCAGATACAGGTATGGTAAGTTATATCGAACTTCGCAACCTCTATGCCGCAGGCGTTTATGAGGAGATAGTCAAGGCGGAGCCGCCACATGGATATATCGACGAATTTACCGCGCTGAAAGCACGTGCTTGTCTGCACCTTGCGGAACAGCTTACAGAAAATGAGGATATAGCAGCATTCCAGCGTGCAGTAGAACTTGCAAAGCAGGCACAGACACTTTCCACTCAGGGCATTTTTGCAGATATAAACGCTCACGATAAGGCTGAACAGCTCATAAAAAAAGCCGCTGCAAAGCTGAGCGCTTATTACAGCAGCCTGATATAA
- a CDS encoding HAD hydrolase family protein, giving the protein MRKILIASDLDNTLIHSYKHRREGDICVELLNGAEQGFMSAKVCSHLSSLPENVELVPLTTRSVAQFERIQLPEGCYTRAITTNGAILIENGIQNEEWRNREKRYADELMPLMEKLRAELDGNEKLNVVRIVDEMYLYISCAKPEYVDEFMDRYGKLTELDVMPSGRKIYFLPPDITKGRALKRLAQGESGAFIIAAGDSTIDLPMLEEADHAIIPEALDPLLKNPNRSVFKGDGDFAEFVVDTLLDKCKE; this is encoded by the coding sequence ATGAGAAAGATACTGATTGCAAGTGACCTCGATAATACGCTGATACATTCCTATAAGCACAGGCGTGAGGGCGATATATGCGTTGAACTTCTGAACGGTGCAGAACAGGGTTTCATGAGCGCAAAAGTCTGCTCACATCTGTCCTCTCTACCCGAAAATGTCGAACTTGTCCCGCTTACGACACGTTCGGTGGCGCAGTTTGAAAGGATACAACTGCCCGAAGGCTGTTACACCAGGGCAATAACCACCAACGGTGCAATACTGATAGAGAATGGCATTCAGAATGAAGAATGGCGCAACCGTGAAAAGCGCTATGCCGATGAACTGATGCCCCTTATGGAAAAGCTCCGCGCCGAGCTTGACGGCAACGAGAAGCTGAATGTGGTGCGTATTGTCGATGAGATGTACCTTTATATATCCTGTGCAAAGCCGGAATATGTGGACGAATTTATGGACAGATACGGAAAACTCACCGAACTTGATGTAATGCCCTCGGGTAGAAAGATATACTTCCTGCCGCCCGATATCACCAAAGGCAGAGCGCTCAAACGTCTTGCACAGGGCGAGAGCGGTGCATTCATCATCGCCGCAGGTGACAGCACCATCGACCTGCCCATGCTTGAAGAAGCAGACCACGCCATTATCCCGGAAGCACTTGATCCGCTCCTTAAAAACCCCAACCGAAGCGTTTTTAAAGGCGATGGTGATTTTGCGGAATTTGTCGTTGATACACTTCTTGATAAATGCAAAGAATAA